A single Rhopalosiphum padi isolate XX-2018 chromosome 4, ASM2088224v1, whole genome shotgun sequence DNA region contains:
- the LOC132928593 gene encoding tRNA pseudouridine(38/39) synthase translates to MSLEVDSDNYDPENLSHLTKEELISIILNLKEQNVKRKKLTRKMKPKRTIDFSKYHKRHVVFKLLYLGWDYHGFATQEDSEKTIEHELFRALTTCCLIESRQTSNYHRCGRTDKGVSSFSQAISLTVRSSGDDSNELPYCKMLNRLLPKDIRIVAWSPVKEDFSARFDCGSRTYKYWFPRGDLDVDLMNQALQHVVGTHDFRNLCKMDVANGVVQFYRRITRADIKICSENNQFLTNRGYDMCELTIVGKAFLWHQIRCIISVLILVGCGKENENIFKDLLNIENCPRKPQYCLASDLPLNLFDCQFENVNWIIEDESISEVITSLQCSWATQMIKATMLGEMLKNTETLAENKVNNQSNWLIQGVKSKIYQPLLKRPASASLENRIQYYTKKGKLKLECKKK, encoded by the exons atgtcaCTTGAGGTAGATTCCGACAATTATGATCCTGAAAATCTTAGTCACCTAACTAAAGAG GAActcattagtataattttaaacctCAAAGAGCAGAATGTTAAGCGCAAGAAGCTGACTAGAAAAATGAAACCTAAAAGAACTATTGATTTCTCAaa gtATCATAAAAGGCATGTGGTctttaaactattatacttaGGATGGGACTATCATGGATTTGCTACTCAAGAAGATTCTGAAAAGACTATTGAACATGAATTATTTCGTGCACTCACCACATGTTGTTTAATAGAAAGTCGTCAAACCTCAAATTACCATCGTTGTGGAAGAACTGATAAAGGTGTTAGTTCTTTTAGTCAG gcGATTTCTTTGACTGTAAGAAGTAGTGGTGATGATAGTAACGAATTACCCTATTGTAAAATGCTCAATAGATTATTACCGAAAGATATAAGGATAGTTGCCTGGAGTCCAGTTAAAGAAGATTTCAGTGCCCGGTTTGATTGTGGGTCTAGAACATATAAATATTGGTTTCCACGAGGTGATCTTGATGTGGAT ttgatGAATCAAGCTCTACAACATGTAGTTGGAACACATGATTTTCGTAACCTTTGTAAAATGGATGTTGCAAATGGTGTAGTACAATTTTATAGAAGGATCACAAGGgctgatattaaaatatgttctgaaaataatcaatttttgacAAATAGAGGTTATGACATGTGTGAACTCACCATTGTGGGTAAAGCATTTCTTTGGCACCAAATTCGATGTATAATATCAGTACTCATATTAGTTGGATGTGGtaaagaaaatgaaaatatatttaaagacttATTGAACATTGAGAATTGTCCAAG GAAACCTCAGTATTGTTTAGCCAGTGACTtaccattaaatttatttgattgccAATTTGAAAATGTCAATTGGATTATTGAAGATGAGTCTATATCGGAAGTCATTACTAGTCTACAATGTTCATGGGCCACACAAATgatcaa AGCTACAATGTTGGGAGAAATGTTAAAAAACACTGAAACCTTAGCAGAAAACAAAGTTAACAATCAAAGCAATTGGTTAATACAAGGTGTCAAATCTAAAATTTATCAACCACTTCTGAAGAGACCAGCTAgtg cGAGTTTAGAAAATCGGATtcaatattacacaaaaaaagGGAAGCTTAAATtagaatgcaaaaaaaaataa
- the LOC132928591 gene encoding lethal(2)neighbour of Tid protein, whose product MWKKCIKTVKTHGSLENIKSYLFDPSYTSSIKWIVIAIELVLNLYIIQTVKYTEIDWKAYMQEVEGVVVNGTFDYGKLKGDTGPLVYPAGFVYVFSVLYYLTTFGKNIRVGQYIFMLLYLINIYLVFKIHERSKKVPPFVMLLQCFSSYRIHSIYVLRLFNDPIAVILLYLSIYMFLKNKWAIGSIVYSLAVSIKMNILLYSPVLLIAYITKFGIRGTIKHITYCALVQLLLGLPFLINNPINYIQGAFDLSRVFMYTWSVNWKFVPPNIFVSGYFHTLLLAIHLTVLLCFTATWIKYLNSYAKMKQIEHDLKPQLKKKKININMDISANLFLLPMFSANFIGIMFSRSLHYQFYVWYYHTLPFLLWSTPYGNKFRLIVLGLIEICWNTFPATAFSSALLHVCHCIILYGLHRYRYRYGSIKKNR is encoded by the coding sequence atgtggaaaaaatgtataaaaactgtaaaaactcACGGGTCGCTAGAAAACATAAAGTCTTACTTGTTCGATCCTTCGTACACGTCGTCGATCAAATGGATTGTGATTGCCATCGAACTTGTGCTAAACTTGTATATCATACAAACGGTCAAGTACACAGAAATCGACTGGAAGGCGTACATGCAAGAAGTAGAAGGTGTCGTGGTAAATGGTACATTTGATTATGGAAAACTGAAAGGAGATACTGGACCTTTGGTGTATCCAGCCGGGTTTGTGTATGTTTTCTCCGTGCTGTATTACTTGACCACGTTTGGTAAGAACATCAGAGTCGGCCAATATATATTCATGTTACTGTATTTGATTAACATATACTTGGTGTTCAAAATACATGAACGTAGTAAAAAAGTGCCACCGTTTGTTATGTTGCTACAATGCTTTTCTTCGTATCGTATCCATTCTATATATGTGTTGCGATTGTTCAATGATCCAATTGCCGTAATACTGCTCTACCTGTCCATTTACATGTTTCTAAAGAATAAATGGGCGATTGGCAGCATAGTCTACAGTTTGGCCGTTTCCATCAAAATGAACATCCTGCTCTATTCCCCAGTACTATTAATAGCGTATATCACAAAATTTGGTATCCGAGGAACAATTAAACACATAACATATTGCGCTTTAGTACAGTTACTATTGGGTTTGccgtttttaatcaataatcctATAAACTATATACAGGGTGCATTCGACTTATCCAGAGTCTTTATGTATACATGGTCAGTGAATTGGAAATTTGTCCCACCTAACATTTTTGTGAGTGGATATTTTCACACACTATTACTGGCCATACACCTCACAGTTTTGTTGTGTTTCACCGCAACttggataaaatatttgaactcCTATGCCAAAATGAAACAAATCGAACACGACTTAAAACCTCAGCtgaagaaaaagaaaatcaacATCAACATGGATATCAgcgcaaatttatttttgttgccCATGTTTTCAGCCAATTTTATCGGAATAATGTTCAGCCGCTCATTACACTATCAATTTTATGTATGGTACTACCATACGTTGCCATTTTTATTATGGTCAACACCTTATGGAAATAAATTTAGGCTAATTGTACTAGGCCTCATAGAAATATGTTGGAATACATTTCCTGCAACAGCATTTAGTAGTGCTCTACTACATGTTTGCCATTGTATTATTCTGTATGGATTACATAGGTACAGATATAGATAtggatctataaaaaaaaataggtag
- the LOC132928590 gene encoding fatty acyl-CoA reductase wat-like, translated as MEACIPETFRSGTVLVTGGTGFLGKILVEKILRSCPIKKIAILVRNKKGIDANQRLADIYKQAVFDRLRSEKPDFTDFIKIIEGNLEDSSMGLVTANRDWIVENVNFVFHCAATIKFNETLESASKINILGTEKLLSLATQMKNLKGFVHVSTAYSHCPRGEIKEKYYPVPITTKVLKNMFSLNNSTPRILEDWPNTYCFTKAIAENLVLINGIHLPISVFRPSIIGCTKSEPDPGWLENMNGPSAIVAGVMTGFLRTIPIVKNKVTDIVPADYTVNALISVMWDTVNRYQNTNLINQEPKIYNYVSSVESPLLWGRYIEEMNGHYHEAPPLQSIWYMFCIFYSNLWVGKMLRFLFHRIPATLIDFLLIVCGKSPKMLKMYVKTECMIDLLYEFTTRQWKFDNSNTRELWSLLSQDDRNTFWYSLEEFDWASYVKMYFYGIRKHVLHEELSNVARATVKNRKLFWLHQLCIYVIIYVIFQVCWMLVSYSY; from the exons atggaaGCTTGTATACCTGAAACATTTAGAAGTGGGACAGTCTTAGTGACCGGAGGTACAGGGTTTCTCGGGAAGATCCTCGTTGAAAAAATACTCAGATCTTgccctataaaaaaaattgcaatctTAGTGAGAAATAAAAAAGGAATTGATGCTAATCAGAGGTTAGCAGATATCTATAAACAAGct gtATTTGATCGACTCAGAAGTGAAAAACCAGATTTTACGGACTTTATCAAAATCATTGAGGGTAATCTAGAAGATTCATCAATGGGTTTGGTGACAGCTAATCGCGATTGGATAGTTGAAAATGTTAACTTTGTTTTTCATTGTGCGgctacaattaaatttaacgaaACTCTCGAATCAGcatcaaaaataaacatactagGAACTGAAAAACTTCTGTCTTTAGCAACGCAAATGAAGAACcttaag GGGTTTGTGCATGTGTCGACCGCTTATTCGCATTGTCCCAGGGGTGAAATCAAAGAAAAATACTATCCTGTTCCAATTACGACCAAGGtgctaaaaaatatgtttagtcTCAATAATTCTACACCAag aattttagaagATTGGCCCAATACGTATTGTTTTACAAAAGCAATTGCAGAAAATTTGGTGTTAATAAATGGTATTCATTTACCGATTTCAGTATTTCGTCCATCAATTA tcGGATGTACAAAATCGGAACCTGATCCCGGTTGGTTGGAAAATATGAACGGACCGTCTGCCATAGTCGCCGGTGTTATGACTGGATTCTTAAGGACCATTCCGATTGTCAAAAACAAAGTTACGGACATAGTACCGGCGGATTACACCGTAAACGCATTAATTAGTGTCATGTGGGACACGgtgaatag ataTCAAAATACAAATCTGATAAATCAGgaaccaaaaatatataattacgtttCTAGTGTCGAGAGTCCTTTGCTATGGGGCAGATATATAGAAGAAATGAATGGTCATTATCATGAAGCTCCGCCTCTACAGTCAATATGgtatatgttttgtattttttattccaaTTTATGGGTTGGAAAAATGTTGAGATTCCTATTCCACCGGATACCAGCTACGTTGATTGATTTTTTGCTAATCGTATGCGGTAAAAGTCCTAA aatgttgaaaatgtatgtaaaaacgGAATGCATGATAGATTTACTTTATGAGTTTACTACGAGACAGTGGAAATTCGATAATAGTAACACCAGAGAACTGTGGTCATTATTAAGTCAAGACGACCGTAACACATTTTGGTACAGCTTGGAAGAATTTGATTGGGCGTcctatgtaaaaatgtatttctatggTATCAGAAAACACGTGTTACATGAAGAATTGAGTAACGTGGCTAGAGCTACAGTAAAAAATCGAAA attattttggtTGCATcagttatgtatttatgtaattatttatgttatttttcaaGTATGTTGGATGTTGGTATCGTATTCATATTGA